A single genomic interval of Methylocystis sp. IM3 harbors:
- a CDS encoding glucan ABC transporter ATP-binding protein/ permease, with amino-acid sequence MSVLRIYARVLGELRPQARLSLILVAANLSFAIAQFAEPMLFGRIIDRMTQAQAPGQTLTWSDLLPLLLAWAGFGLFSIGGAILVGLNADRLAHRRRLALLSDYFEHVLNLPLTFHTGVHSGRLLKTMLDGSSAMFGLWLSFFRENCASFVALFILLPATLFLNWRLGGLLMLLVAVFYMATSYVLRRTEALQGAVERHNSSLAERASDALGNIPVVQSFTRIESESHALRRIIDDLLAAQMPVLSWWALVAVASRASATLTILSIFLLGTWLHLKGMASIGEIVTFTNFATMLIGRLEQVVGFVNVLFLQSAKIGDFFAVLDTQPAVADRPDARDAGRLTGAVAFEKVTYSYDGRRKAVKNVSFQAKPGQTIALVGATGSGKSTTLGLLHRVFDPDEGAVKIDGVDIREFTLSSLRRNIGVVFQEPMLFARTIEENLRIGDPDATEAEMARALELAQASEFVSRQSDGRETLVGERGRSLSGGERQRLSIARALLKDPPILVFDEATSALDATTERQIQKALEAATRGRTTFVIAHRLATVRNADHILVFDQGEIVEAGSFDALVAKGGRFATLAAAQFMTEPSTTAAAGLEGLREPTAPQARAG; translated from the coding sequence ATGTCGGTCCTCAGAATCTACGCGCGCGTTCTCGGCGAGTTGCGCCCGCAGGCGCGCCTGTCGCTCATCCTGGTCGCCGCCAATCTTTCGTTCGCCATCGCGCAATTCGCCGAGCCGATGCTCTTCGGCCGCATCATCGACCGCATGACGCAGGCGCAGGCGCCTGGGCAGACCCTGACCTGGAGCGATCTGCTGCCGCTCCTTCTCGCCTGGGCGGGCTTCGGCCTGTTTTCGATCGGCGGCGCCATCCTCGTCGGGCTCAATGCCGACCGCCTCGCCCATCGCCGCCGCCTGGCCCTTCTGTCCGACTATTTCGAGCATGTGCTCAATCTTCCGCTGACCTTCCACACGGGCGTCCATTCGGGGCGGCTGCTGAAGACGATGCTCGACGGCTCCTCGGCCATGTTCGGCCTGTGGCTGTCGTTCTTTCGTGAAAACTGCGCCTCCTTCGTCGCGCTCTTCATCCTTCTGCCGGCGACCCTCTTCCTCAACTGGCGGCTGGGCGGCCTGCTCATGCTGCTCGTCGCCGTCTTCTACATGGCGACGAGCTATGTGCTGCGCCGGACGGAGGCGCTTCAGGGCGCGGTCGAGCGCCACAATTCCTCGCTCGCCGAGCGCGCCTCGGATGCGCTCGGCAACATTCCCGTGGTGCAGAGCTTCACGCGCATCGAGAGCGAATCGCATGCGCTGAGGCGCATCATCGACGATCTTCTGGCCGCGCAGATGCCGGTGCTCTCCTGGTGGGCGCTCGTGGCCGTGGCGAGCCGCGCCTCGGCGACGCTGACCATCCTGTCGATCTTCCTGCTCGGAACCTGGCTGCATCTCAAAGGCATGGCGTCGATCGGCGAGATCGTCACCTTCACCAACTTCGCCACCATGCTGATCGGGCGGCTCGAGCAGGTCGTCGGCTTCGTCAATGTGCTTTTCCTGCAATCGGCGAAGATCGGCGATTTCTTCGCCGTGCTCGACACGCAGCCCGCTGTCGCCGACCGGCCGGACGCGCGCGACGCCGGGCGCCTGACCGGCGCGGTCGCCTTCGAGAAGGTGACCTACTCCTATGACGGCCGCCGCAAGGCGGTGAAGAATGTCAGCTTCCAGGCCAAGCCCGGCCAGACGATCGCTCTCGTCGGCGCGACGGGGTCGGGCAAATCCACGACGCTCGGCCTGCTCCACCGCGTCTTCGACCCCGACGAGGGCGCCGTGAAGATCGACGGCGTCGACATCCGCGAGTTCACGCTCTCCTCGCTTCGCCGCAACATCGGCGTCGTCTTTCAGGAGCCGATGCTCTTCGCCCGCACGATCGAGGAAAACCTGCGCATCGGCGACCCGGACGCGACCGAGGCCGAAATGGCGCGGGCGCTGGAGCTGGCTCAGGCCTCGGAATTCGTCTCGCGCCAGAGCGACGGCCGCGAGACGCTCGTCGGCGAGCGCGGCCGCTCGCTTTCGGGCGGCGAACGACAGCGCCTCTCCATCGCCCGCGCCCTGCTCAAGGACCCGCCGATCCTCGTCTTCGACGAAGCCACCTCGGCGCTCGACGCGACGACCGAGCGCCAGATTCAGAAGGCGCTGGAGGCGGCGACGAGAGGCCGCACCACCTTCGTCATCGCGCATCGCCTCGCCACCGTGCGCAACGCCGATCACATTCTGGTCTTCGATCAGGGCGAGATCGTCGAAGCAGGCTCCTTCGACGCCCTCGTGGCGAAGGGCGGTCGCTTCGCGACGCTGGCGGCGGCGCAATTCATGACCGAGCCATCGACGACCGCCGCCGCCGGTCTCGAGGGGCTCCGGGAGCCGACCGCGCCGCAGGCGCGGGCGGGTTAG
- a CDS encoding RNA-binding protein, protein MAAVEAKERESERTCIVTRRREPPEGLIRFVRGPDGVVAPDIRARLPGRGVWVGARASLVAEAAKKRMFARGLKEQVETPPGLAEDVDRLLEADCLQMLAMANKAGAVTAGFNKVEGLLASGGAAVLIGAADGGADGKRKLHQAARRSGAVWRENDGVPPMVGLFTSSQLDLALGRTNVIHAALAPGGPGASFLARCRRLAAYRGVELDGAPLVAQMMRDVQPEAEGRAGEAMEASGSVAAEDRKLDE, encoded by the coding sequence GTGGCGGCCGTGGAGGCGAAAGAGCGCGAGAGCGAGCGGACCTGCATCGTCACGCGGCGGCGAGAGCCGCCGGAAGGGCTGATCCGCTTCGTGCGCGGCCCCGACGGGGTCGTCGCGCCGGATATTCGCGCCCGCCTGCCGGGCCGCGGCGTCTGGGTCGGCGCGCGGGCGTCGCTCGTCGCGGAAGCGGCGAAAAAACGCATGTTCGCGCGCGGTTTGAAGGAGCAGGTGGAGACGCCGCCCGGGCTCGCCGAGGACGTGGACCGGCTGCTCGAAGCCGACTGCCTGCAGATGCTCGCCATGGCCAACAAGGCGGGCGCGGTGACGGCGGGCTTCAACAAGGTCGAGGGTTTGCTGGCGAGCGGCGGCGCCGCCGTCCTCATCGGGGCGGCGGACGGCGGGGCCGACGGCAAGCGGAAGCTTCATCAGGCGGCGCGGCGATCGGGCGCGGTATGGCGTGAAAACGATGGCGTTCCGCCCATGGTCGGCTTATTTACGTCGAGCCAATTGGATTTGGCTTTGGGGCGCACAAATGTGATACATGCTGCGCTCGCCCCCGGCGGGCCGGGCGCAAGTTTTCTGGCGCGCTGCCGCCGATTGGCGGCTTACCGGGGCGTGGAGCTCGACGGCGCGCCCCTTGTGGCGCAGATGATGCGGGATGTGCAGCCGGAGGCCGAGGGGCGTGCCGGCGAGGCTATGGAAGCAAGCGGGTCGGTAGCGGCCGAGGATCGGAAGCTGGATGAGTGA
- the rimP gene encoding ribosome maturation factor RimP codes for MTEHAAPLDAALDEPRLVAETGVAARVAHLAEPVLAQLGFRLVRVRLMQQNGQTLQIMAERPDGTMTIDDCEAASQALSPELDVADVISGEYRLELSSPGVDRPLVRVSDFARAIGHEARVELTHPVESGRKRFRGLIRGVEGEGRDAKVSVERTDARSDEEKLVVLPLADLDEGKLMLTEALIRESLRAGKMQQAAGEDEAPAEADERPRRGPGRFRGPQKDQKNKAKPLVPAGVQTHFKKGPGPARPRAPRSEGE; via the coding sequence TTGACCGAACACGCCGCCCCCCTCGACGCCGCCCTCGACGAGCCTCGCCTCGTCGCCGAGACGGGCGTCGCCGCGCGCGTGGCGCATCTCGCCGAGCCGGTGCTCGCGCAGCTCGGCTTCCGCCTCGTGCGCGTCAGGCTCATGCAACAGAACGGCCAGACGCTGCAGATCATGGCGGAGCGCCCGGACGGAACCATGACCATCGACGATTGCGAGGCGGCGAGCCAGGCGCTCTCGCCGGAGCTCGACGTCGCCGACGTCATTTCCGGCGAATATCGCCTCGAACTGTCGTCGCCCGGCGTCGACCGGCCGCTCGTGCGCGTCTCCGACTTCGCCCGCGCCATCGGCCACGAGGCCCGCGTCGAGCTGACGCATCCCGTGGAGTCGGGCCGCAAGCGGTTCCGCGGGCTCATCAGGGGCGTCGAGGGCGAAGGCCGCGACGCCAAGGTTTCGGTCGAACGCACGGACGCGCGCTCGGACGAGGAGAAGCTCGTTGTCCTGCCGCTCGCCGATCTCGACGAGGGCAAGCTGATGCTGACCGAGGCGCTCATCCGCGAGTCGCTGCGCGCCGGCAAGATGCAGCAGGCCGCCGGCGAGGACGAGGCTCCAGCCGAAGCGGACGAACGCCCCCGCCGCGGGCCGGGTCGTTTCCGCGGCCCGCAAAAAGATCAGAAAAACAAGGCCAAGCCGCTGGTCCCCGCCGGCGTGCAGACGCATTTCAAGAAAGGTCCGGGGCCGGCAAGGCCCCGCGCCCCCCGCTCCGAGGGAGAGTGA
- the murI gene encoding glutamate racemase: MTRRPRILVFDSGLGGLTVFAQIVRLRPDADFVYCADDAGFPYGSWKEADLVRRVVGVMETLIARHAPDIVVIACNTASTLVLPVLRDHWPRLPFVGTVPAIKPAAEHSRSHLISVLGTPGTVARDYTQNLISQFAAHCRVTLVGSATLARIAESQMQGQGVCDEDIAAEIAPCFQEVGGARSDAVVLACTHYPLLVEDFRRLAPWPVDWIDPAPAIARRADQVLRDCGFDAPVAGRGEARAVFTSGKRPEGPLRATLARYGLAGG, translated from the coding sequence ATGACCCGGCGGCCCAGAATTCTCGTCTTCGACTCCGGCCTTGGCGGCCTCACGGTCTTTGCGCAGATCGTCAGGCTGCGGCCGGACGCCGACTTTGTCTATTGCGCCGACGACGCGGGCTTTCCCTATGGCTCCTGGAAGGAGGCGGATCTCGTCCGCCGTGTCGTCGGGGTGATGGAGACGCTGATCGCCCGCCACGCGCCCGACATCGTGGTGATCGCCTGCAACACCGCCTCGACGCTGGTGCTCCCCGTCCTGCGCGACCATTGGCCGCGGCTGCCCTTCGTCGGCACGGTGCCGGCGATCAAGCCCGCCGCGGAGCATTCGCGCTCGCATCTCATTTCCGTGCTCGGGACGCCCGGCACGGTCGCGCGCGACTATACGCAAAACCTCATCTCGCAATTCGCCGCCCATTGCCGCGTCACGCTCGTTGGCTCGGCGACGCTGGCGCGCATCGCGGAAAGCCAGATGCAGGGGCAGGGGGTTTGCGACGAAGACATCGCCGCCGAGATCGCGCCCTGCTTTCAGGAGGTCGGCGGCGCCCGCTCGGACGCGGTCGTCCTCGCCTGCACGCATTATCCGCTGCTCGTCGAGGACTTCCGGCGTCTTGCGCCCTGGCCGGTGGACTGGATCGACCCGGCCCCCGCCATCGCCCGGCGCGCCGACCAGGTCCTGCGAGACTGCGGCTTCGACGCGCCGGTCGCCGGCCGCGGCGAGGCGCGCGCGGTCTTCACGAGCGGCAAGAGGCCCGAGGGGCCGTTGCGCGCGACGCTCGCCCGCTACGGGCTCGCCGGCGGCTGA
- a CDS encoding linear amide C-N hydrolase — protein MKKRLSSLLLVASLALSDVTAHACTRIVYDTGDASHIVGRTMDWMEDPGTDLWAFPRGMSRDGSAGQGSLKWTSKHGSVISSFYNLATVDGINDAGLVANVLYLVEADYGDTAGSRKPKLSIGAWAQYVLDTYATVADAVAALKKEPFVLVAPDLPNGHKAAGHLSLADASGDSAIFEYIGGKLVVHHGPQYRVMTNSPPYDQQLAINAYWKTVGGLEFLPGTARASDRFARMSWNLDAAPKEKDPRLATATVFSLIRAISVPLGITDPKEPNIASTIWRTVSDTKARRYYFESAYSPSIFWVDLDRLKLDAGAKPMKLDLTGHPILSDDVSDKFAPAEPFKFIGH, from the coding sequence ATGAAGAAACGCCTCTCGAGCCTGCTTCTGGTAGCCTCTTTGGCCCTTTCCGACGTTACGGCTCATGCCTGCACGCGCATTGTCTACGACACGGGAGACGCGTCCCATATCGTCGGGCGCACCATGGACTGGATGGAGGACCCCGGCACGGATCTCTGGGCTTTCCCGCGCGGCATGAGCCGGGACGGCTCCGCGGGACAGGGTTCGCTCAAATGGACCTCCAAACACGGCTCGGTGATCAGCTCCTTCTATAATCTCGCGACAGTCGACGGCATCAATGACGCGGGGCTCGTCGCCAATGTGCTCTATCTCGTCGAAGCCGATTACGGGGACACGGCCGGCTCCAGGAAACCCAAGCTCTCCATCGGCGCCTGGGCGCAGTATGTTCTCGACACTTACGCGACGGTCGCCGACGCCGTGGCGGCGCTGAAGAAGGAGCCTTTCGTTCTTGTCGCGCCCGATCTGCCGAACGGCCACAAGGCCGCCGGCCATCTCTCGCTCGCCGACGCCTCGGGCGACAGCGCGATTTTCGAATATATCGGCGGCAAGCTCGTCGTCCATCACGGGCCGCAATATCGGGTCATGACCAATTCGCCGCCCTATGACCAGCAGCTCGCGATCAACGCCTATTGGAAGACAGTGGGCGGGCTGGAGTTCCTGCCCGGCACGGCCCGCGCCTCCGACCGCTTTGCCCGGATGAGCTGGAATCTCGACGCCGCGCCGAAGGAAAAGGACCCGCGCCTCGCGACCGCGACAGTCTTCTCGCTGATTCGCGCGATTTCCGTTCCGCTCGGCATCACCGACCCGAAGGAGCCCAACATCGCCTCGACGATCTGGCGCACGGTCTCGGACACGAAAGCCAGGCGCTATTATTTCGAATCCGCCTACAGCCCGTCGATCTTCTGGGTCGATCTCGACAGGCTGAAGCTCGACGCCGGGGCCAAGCCCATGAAGCTCGATCTGACGGGGCATCCGATCCTGTCCGATGACGTCTCGGACAAATTCGCGCCGGCAGAACCCTTCAAATTCATCGGCCATTGA
- a CDS encoding HPr family phosphocarrier protein yields the protein MTEAQERGAETAVSRDLPIVNRKGLHARATAKFVQCCEKFDAEITVAKDGETVGGSSIMGILTLGAGQGSTITITASGPQAREALDALDALVANRFGEDE from the coding sequence ATGACCGAAGCGCAGGAGCGGGGAGCCGAAACGGCCGTCTCCCGCGATCTTCCGATTGTCAACCGCAAGGGCCTGCATGCCCGCGCGACAGCCAAATTCGTGCAGTGCTGCGAGAAATTCGACGCCGAGATCACCGTCGCCAAGGATGGCGAGACCGTCGGCGGCAGCTCGATCATGGGCATTCTGACTCTTGGCGCCGGCCAGGGCTCGACGATCACGATCACGGCGAGCGGGCCCCAGGCCCGGGAGGCGCTCGACGCCCTCGACGCGCTCGTCGCCAACCGCTTTGGCGAGGACGAGTAA
- a CDS encoding HPr kinase/phosphorylase, with translation MTARTESYLHANAVALGERGLLLRGPSGVGKSALTLALIARFAARGAFARLVGDDRVRVDSQDGRLVARPHPAIEGLIEIRGLGLARVPFERACRLDAVVDISNPGETPPRRPEDAQRSVLLRDVALPRLCVQGCDDVSLERIVFFLQSINAF, from the coding sequence ATGACCGCCCGGACGGAGTCATATCTCCACGCCAATGCGGTGGCGCTGGGCGAGCGGGGCCTGCTGTTGCGCGGCCCTTCGGGCGTCGGCAAGAGCGCGCTCACCCTTGCATTGATCGCCCGCTTTGCGGCCAGGGGCGCCTTCGCGCGGCTCGTCGGCGACGACAGGGTGCGCGTCGACTCCCAAGACGGCCGGCTCGTCGCCCGCCCCCACCCGGCGATCGAAGGGCTCATCGAAATCCGGGGACTCGGCCTGGCGCGCGTTCCCTTCGAGAGGGCCTGCCGGCTGGACGCCGTCGTCGATATTTCGAACCCCGGCGAAACGCCGCCTCGGCGCCCGGAGGACGCCCAAAGAAGCGTCCTTCTGCGAGACGTCGCCCTGCCGCGTCTTTGCGTTCAGGGCTGCGACGACGTCTCTCTCGAAAGAATTGTCTTTTTCCTTCAGAGCATTAACGCATTTTGA
- a CDS encoding PTS sugar transporter subunit IIA, translating into MIGMVLVTHGHLATEFRAALEHVVGPQRQLVSISIGPDDDMERRRADILEAIHKADSGDGVVLLTDMFGGTPSNLAISVMNGGKVEVLAGVNLPMLIKLASVRDTATLEQAVLQAQDAGRKYVYIASRVLNPK; encoded by the coding sequence ATGATCGGAATGGTCTTGGTGACCCATGGCCACCTCGCCACGGAGTTTCGCGCCGCGCTCGAACATGTCGTCGGGCCGCAGAGACAGCTCGTCTCCATTTCCATCGGCCCGGATGACGACATGGAGCGTCGGCGGGCCGATATTCTCGAAGCGATCCACAAGGCCGACAGCGGCGACGGCGTGGTGCTGCTTACCGACATGTTCGGCGGCACGCCGTCCAATCTGGCGATTTCCGTGATGAACGGCGGCAAGGTCGAGGTCCTCGCCGGCGTCAATCTGCCGATGCTGATCAAGCTGGCGTCGGTCCGCGACACGGCCACGCTCGAACAGGCCGTGCTCCAGGCTCAGGACGCCGGGCGGAAATATGTTTATATCGCCAGCCGAGTTCTCAACCCGAAGTGA
- the nusA gene encoding transcription termination factor NusA translates to MAVSANRLEILQIADAVAREKSIDRSIVIASMEDALQKAARSRYGQETEVRAEINPRTGEVRFSRLLLVVDRVENEATQIAIEDARKRNPAAQAGDWISETLPPFDFGRIAAQSAKQIIVQKVREAERDRQYEEYKDRIGEIVNGVVKRVEYGNVIIDLGRGEGVIRRDEMIPREMFRPGDRVRAYVYDVRREQRGPQIFLSRTHPQFMAKLFKQEVPEIYDGVIEVKSVARDPGSRAKIAVISRDSSIDPVGACVGMRGSRVQAVVQELQGERIDIIPWSADAATFIVNALQPAEVVKVVLDEDSARIEVVVPDDQLSLAIGRRGQNVRLASQLTGWDIDILTEAEESERRQREFEERTRVFMNAIDVDEVVGRLLASEGFRSVEELAYVELPELATIEGFDEETAGEIQARALNYLERLEAENEARRVALGVSDELREIEGLTTAMMVRLGENDVKTMDDFAGCVPDDLVGWTEKKDGETVKHEGFFDGIDLSREEAEAMIMAARVSAGWIESPVEAVETTAAEGE, encoded by the coding sequence ATGGCCGTCAGCGCCAACAGACTCGAGATTTTGCAGATCGCCGACGCCGTCGCGCGCGAAAAATCGATTGATCGCAGCATCGTGATCGCCTCCATGGAGGATGCGCTGCAAAAGGCGGCGCGTTCGCGCTATGGCCAGGAAACCGAAGTGCGCGCCGAGATCAACCCGCGCACCGGCGAGGTGCGTTTCTCGCGTCTGCTGCTCGTTGTCGACAGGGTCGAGAACGAGGCCACGCAGATTGCGATCGAGGACGCCCGCAAGCGCAATCCCGCGGCGCAGGCCGGCGACTGGATTTCCGAGACCCTGCCACCCTTCGACTTCGGCCGCATCGCGGCGCAGTCGGCCAAGCAGATCATCGTACAGAAGGTGCGCGAGGCCGAGCGCGACCGCCAGTACGAGGAATACAAGGACCGTATCGGCGAGATCGTCAACGGCGTGGTCAAGCGCGTCGAATATGGCAATGTCATCATCGATCTCGGCCGCGGCGAGGGCGTCATCCGCCGCGACGAGATGATCCCGCGCGAAATGTTCCGCCCCGGCGACCGCGTGCGCGCCTATGTCTACGACGTGCGCCGAGAACAGCGCGGGCCGCAGATCTTCCTGTCGCGCACCCATCCGCAGTTCATGGCGAAACTCTTCAAGCAGGAAGTGCCGGAGATCTACGACGGCGTGATCGAGGTGAAGTCGGTCGCCCGCGATCCGGGCTCCCGCGCCAAGATCGCAGTGATCTCGCGCGACTCCTCCATCGATCCCGTCGGCGCCTGCGTCGGCATGCGCGGCTCGCGCGTGCAGGCCGTCGTGCAGGAATTGCAGGGCGAGCGCATCGACATCATACCCTGGTCAGCGGACGCCGCGACCTTCATCGTCAATGCGCTCCAGCCTGCCGAAGTGGTGAAAGTGGTCCTCGACGAGGATTCCGCGCGCATCGAGGTGGTGGTGCCAGACGATCAGCTGTCGCTCGCCATCGGCCGCCGCGGCCAGAATGTGCGCCTCGCCTCGCAGCTCACCGGCTGGGACATCGACATTCTGACGGAAGCCGAGGAATCCGAGCGCCGCCAGAGAGAGTTCGAGGAGCGCACCCGCGTCTTCATGAACGCGATCGACGTCGACGAGGTCGTCGGCCGACTGCTGGCGTCGGAAGGTTTCCGCTCCGTCGAGGAGCTTGCTTACGTCGAATTGCCCGAACTCGCCACGATCGAAGGCTTCGACGAGGAGACGGCGGGCGAAATCCAGGCGCGCGCGCTCAATTATCTCGAACGGCTGGAGGCGGAGAACGAGGCCCGCCGCGTGGCCCTTGGCGTCTCCGACGAATTGCGCGAGATCGAGGGGCTGACCACGGCGATGATGGTAAGGCTCGGCGAGAACGACGTGAAGACCATGGACGATTTCGCCGGCTGCGTGCCGGACGATCTCGTCGGCTGGACCGAGAAGAAGGATGGCGAGACCGTCAAACACGAAGGCTTTTTCGACGGAATCGATCTGTCGCGCGAAGAGGCCGAGGCGATGATCATGGCCGCGCGCGTCAGCGCGGGCTGGATCGAGTCTCCGGTCGAGGCGGTCGAGACAACCGCGGCGGAGGGCGAATAG
- a CDS encoding cytochrome-c peroxidase, which yields MPKIARPARFASTLLASFLAFGAQALEAPQIASEEAGLTPLERLGKRIFEDKTLSRPAGVACASCHDAATAFQGSNGSPVPAVARGSKPESLGRRNTPTIMYSSFAPPFGFVDEKDEETGKVEKIPAGGQFLDGRAGDLLAQFEGPLLDPLEMNAPSKRFAVEAIRDGAYAPLAREVYGDKIFDNPDAAFEKLAQAVVAYESSARFHPFASKFDDFLRGDAKLTPIEQRGFALFKDPKKGNCLACHAGKEDSRNPQDWLFTDYTYDALGAPKNAAIAATANAPDLGLCKRPGLEKIAPAGFDPASVCGAFKVPTLRNVAVTGPYLHNGVFGKLRDVVAFYATRDTDPARWYGKAAKFDDLPAEYRNNVNTQEAPYDRKPGQKPRLSEKDIDALVAFLETLTDRPRP from the coding sequence ATGCCAAAGATCGCACGCCCGGCGCGTTTCGCGTCAACCCTTCTGGCATCCTTCCTCGCCTTCGGCGCGCAGGCGCTGGAGGCCCCGCAAATCGCCTCCGAGGAGGCGGGCCTCACGCCACTCGAACGGCTCGGCAAGCGCATTTTCGAGGACAAGACCCTTTCGCGCCCGGCCGGCGTCGCCTGCGCCTCCTGCCACGACGCCGCGACCGCCTTTCAGGGGTCCAACGGCTCGCCCGTTCCCGCCGTGGCGCGCGGATCGAAACCGGAGTCGCTCGGCCGGCGCAATACGCCCACGATCATGTACTCCTCCTTCGCCCCGCCCTTCGGCTTCGTGGACGAGAAGGACGAAGAAACCGGAAAGGTCGAAAAGATTCCCGCCGGCGGGCAGTTCCTCGACGGGCGGGCGGGCGACCTTCTCGCGCAGTTCGAGGGTCCGCTGCTCGATCCCCTCGAAATGAACGCGCCTTCGAAACGCTTCGCCGTGGAGGCGATCCGCGACGGCGCCTATGCGCCGCTCGCCCGAGAGGTCTACGGCGACAAGATCTTCGACAATCCCGACGCCGCTTTCGAGAAACTCGCCCAGGCGGTCGTCGCCTATGAGTCGAGCGCGCGCTTTCACCCTTTCGCCTCGAAATTCGACGATTTTCTGCGCGGCGACGCAAAACTGACGCCGATCGAGCAAAGAGGCTTCGCCCTGTTCAAGGACCCGAAGAAAGGCAATTGCCTCGCCTGTCACGCCGGCAAGGAAGACTCCCGCAATCCGCAGGACTGGCTCTTCACCGATTACACCTATGACGCGCTGGGCGCGCCGAAGAACGCCGCCATTGCGGCGACGGCCAATGCGCCCGATCTCGGCCTGTGCAAGCGCCCTGGCCTCGAGAAGATCGCCCCGGCCGGGTTCGACCCCGCGAGCGTCTGCGGGGCCTTCAAGGTGCCGACGCTGCGCAACGTCGCCGTGACCGGGCCCTATCTGCACAATGGCGTCTTCGGGAAACTCCGCGATGTCGTGGCCTTCTACGCCACGCGGGACACGGACCCCGCCCGCTGGTATGGCAAGGCCGCGAAATTCGACGATCTGCCGGCCGAGTATCGCAACAACGTCAATACGCAGGAAGCGCCCTACGACCGCAAGCCGGGCCAAAAGCCGCGCCTCTCCGAAAAAGACATCGACGCGCTCGTTGCGTTCCTCGAGACGCTGACGGACAGGCCGAGGCCCTGA